The window AGCTGATCCCGCCGGACGGCGCGACCCGGCGGCTGAACGGCTATCCGACCTATGCGCTCGGGTTCGGCAACACCTTCGTGCTGGCGTTCGACTCGAACATCGCGGCCGACTCGACGCAGTTCGCGTGGGCGCGCGCCCAGCTCGAGGGACTGGACCGGACGCGCTATCCGAACATCGTCGCGTTCTTCCACCATCCCGCCTACTCATCTGGGCCACACGGTGGCGCCATCATCGAGCGGCCCACGGCGGCCGTGCGCGACCAATGGATGCCGCTGTTCCGGAAGCACGGCGTGCAGCTGCTCGTCACCGGGCACGAGCATCTCTACGAGCACTGGGTAGAACGCTATCGCGACGCGCACGGGGCGTGGCGTCGCATGGACCAGCTCGTGACCGGGGGTGGCGGAGCGCCGCTCTACCCCTACCGCGGCGAGCCCGACTTGCGCGCCTACCTCACGGCCAGCGGCGCCGACTCGGCGCGCGTCGAACATCTGGTGAAGCCCGGGATGGAGCCCGGCGACAACCCGTACCACTTCGTGGTCGTGAACGTGGATGGCGCGCGGATGACGCTCGAGGTGCTCAGCGTCGACTGGGGGACGGGATTTGCGCCGTATCGGAGCAACAAGGCGGCGCTGAGGGATAGTGTGCCTTAAGGTGCATCGGAACGGGGAGGGGGTAGAGGCTTAGCGAGGGGGGACGGGAGGTGGAACGAGGAGGGAGATCTCCGGGCGCGCGAGCGACCTCCCTCCCCGTTCCGACTCCCAACCCCCCTCGCTTGGCCTCTACCCCCTCCCCCTTCCGTTATCGCTTCAGCGAATCCATCACCGGTCTCATCGCCCGGTACACATTCGCCGCCACGATCCGCGCCCCGCGGGCGGTCGGATGGATGCCGTCGTCCTGGTTCAGTTCCGGACGGCCGGCGACGCCGTCGAGCAGAAACGGCAACAGGCGTACGCCCGTCTGCTTGGCGACGGTCGGAAAGACGGCACGGAAGCGACGCTGGTAGGCGGGACCGAGGTTGGTCGGGGC of the Gemmatimonadaceae bacterium genome contains:
- a CDS encoding metallophosphoesterase, which codes for MSSRLARSRLFLVAAAAVLALPVGAQVRPARPVRSVPVQPELPPTPVDTVRAIMPPRQPLPPEAASAGVTRFSFIVYGDTRGRRDGTEVQYEHSLIVDAMLRQIALRANGPSPVRFILQSGDAVVNGRDPRQWNMSFTGLINRLTTEGGVPYFLAPGNHDVTSAAELENPGRKEGLANYLRAVAQLIPPDGATRRLNGYPTYALGFGNTFVLAFDSNIAADSTQFAWARAQLEGLDRTRYPNIVAFFHHPAYSSGPHGGAIIERPTAAVRDQWMPLFRKHGVQLLVTGHEHLYEHWVERYRDAHGAWRRMDQLVTGGGGAPLYPYRGEPDLRAYLTASGADSARVEHLVKPGMEPGDNPYHFVVVNVDGARMTLEVLSVDWGTGFAPYRSNKAALRDSVP